The genomic interval AGCACAAATTTTTATGGGTGACAGTGGAAGCCTTAGTATTGGCGCATTTATTGGCTATATGGCGATTATTTCTAAAAACGAAATTTTATTGATTTTTATTGGTTTTGTTTTTGTACTCGAAACAGCTTCGGTTATTTTACAGGTAGGAAGTTTTAAAACACGCAAAAAACGTATCTTCCTTATGGCGCCGATCCATCACCACTTTGAGGTGAAAGGTTGGCCAGAAAATAAGATTATCGTGAGATTTTGGATTATCGCTCTCATGTCAAATCTTTTAGCACTTACGGCATTGAAAATCAGATGATAACACTATTCGGACACGGAAAAACAACCAAAGCTATTGCAAAACGCTTTGCGGGGCAATGTCAAATTTTTGACGACAACTTTACATGTAAAGCAACAGACGCGTTTGGTAACCTCTTGTTACCTCCTTCAGAATTCGATCCTAACGCGAGTAGCGTTGAGATCCCAAGCCCTGGTTTCCCAGCGCATCACCCCTTAATCCAAAAAGCACTTCACGTTACCAGTGAATACGATTTTTTTAAAGAGTCAATGCCTTTTAGTATTTGGATCAGTGGAACGAACGGTAAAACAACCACAACGCAAATGTGCGAGTTTCTCTTGCAAAAACAAGGTGCACAGGCAGGTGGTAATATCGGTACACCCCTAGCAGAACTCAGCGCCAATGCTCCCATTTGGATTTTAGAAACCAGTTCTTTTACGTTTCACTACACGAAAGTCACCGCTCCTGACATCTATCTTCTGCTTCCTATCAAACCAGACCATTTAACATGGCATGGAAGTATGGAAGCGTACATTGAGGCAAAACTTTCACCGCTTGCTCGTATGCGCGAAGGCAGTGTCGCGATCCTTCCTAAAGCCTATGCAAACGTTAAAACACTGGCACACGTCATTGCGTATAACACAGAAGAAGATTTGGCAGCACAGATGGGTATAGATATTGCAAAAATAAACTTTAGAACACCATTTTTACTCGATGCAGTCCTCGCGACATGCGCACAAAAAATTCTTCTAGACACCGTCGATTATGAACTTCTGAATACGTTTAAAATTGATCATTACAAAATTGAAGAGTTTTACGATAAACAAGGACGCCTTTGGGTTGATGACTCCAAAGGAACCAATGTTGATGCCACGATAGAAGCGCTCAAACGCTATAAAAATGACGAAATCCTCATTGTCCTAGGTGGCGATGACAAAGGCGTTGATTTGCAAGAGTTATTTGATTTCATGAAGCCTTTACATGTAACCATTTTTGCTATTGGTACAAACACAGAAAGACTGGCCTCTTTTGCCGAAAAAGAAGGTATACAACTTCACAAATGCTTTGTTATTGAAGAAGCCATGAAACAAATTCATGCCGTTCATACTATCAAAACGGTAGCCCTACTTTCTCCTGCAGCTGCTAGTTTAGATCAATTCAAATCCTACGCACACAGAGGCGATCGTTTTAAAGAGTTGGCACTCGCTTAGGCATAAGCTAGTATTAAAGTTTTTAAGCTATAATTTCAACTCTTCAAAGCGTGGCTGGATAGCTCAGTCGGTAGAGCAGGAGACTGAAAATCTCCGTGTCGGCGGTTCGATTCCGTCTCCAGCCACCACCTAACTTCATTTCTTACAATCCAAAATCATCTTTTAAGTCCACAAAAGTCCTAGACAAAGGGATTCTCATTGTATCTTACGTCTCTTTAAGTCCACCAATATCTCTCTTAGTCCAAAAATATTTACAGTAATTTATACAGTAAACCTAGTTCTTTATTTTCTAACGATCCCAGTCAGTTAGTAACTTCCCTTTCTTCCTAAGACGACTAAAATAGTTTTAATGAGTATCTGTAAATCAAGCTCTACCGACCAATTGCGCACATACCAGACATCAAGTTGAACTCTTTCATTATATTCGACATCATTGCGCCCACTAACCTGCCATAAGCCGGTAATCCCTGGTGTTACAGCTATAAAATACTCAAAATATTCTCCATATTTTTGTATTTCTGCTTCTGTGATAGGTCTTGGCCCTACCAAAGACATCTCGCCCTTTAAAACATTCCATAGTTGTGGTAGTTCATCCAAAGATGTTTTTCGCAGAAACTGACCAATCCTTGTTATACGTGGATCATTTTTAAGTTTAAAGTCTTTTTCCCACTCCTCTTTACTCTCATCACACGATTCTAATAATAATTCTAAACGTTCATCCGCATCAAGATACATGGTTCTAAATTTAAAGACTTTAAATTTTCGTCCACCAAAGCCTATGCGTTCGTGTGAAAAGATAGGATGCCCTTTAGTTGCAGTATAAACTAAACTATAAAGCCAAATAAGAAAAGGAGATAAAAGAATAAGTCCTATTGAAGCTACACAGATATCAAATCCTCGCTTAATGATTTGATCCAGCGGGCTCAAAAGATTATTTTTAATATAAAATGCCATACCCTTATGATGAATAGAACTAATAAGCTCTCCATTGATAATAGATATTTTAGACATTTTTGGAAGGACAATCACTTTTCGAACACGACGTTGAATGTGATTGACTAAACTATTTAAATCAAAAATCGTATTGCTCTCTAAATCGATGACCACAGAATCGTAATTACTATTTTCGATTATTCGATCTATCTCTCTATTAACACTTTCCAAAGGAAGTAAAGTAACATTAATGATCTCTTTAATATCATAACCAAAAGGATTGCCTATTGCAAACCATGATTGGATATTTTCTAATCCTTTATGATCACAAATAACAAGGATAGGTTGCCTAAAAAATTTGTATCTGAAAAAAACTTTTTTAAGATAATACGACCATAGTGCATTAAAATTATTAAGTAGATAAAAAATACATATAACCATTCTAGATGTTATATCATTAAGTTTTAAAATAGCTATGATAATTAAAATGATCGATAAAGCGAAAAAATTTGCTTTGAGGGATAAGGTAATAGCATTTACCGTTACCATACGATTTGTCATCAACCGCATGTAAAAATACCCTAGCATATAAATCACAATCATCCAGCTATAATTCAATATAGGATAATTCGAATCCATATCTAAAAAAATATCTGCAATGACAAATGAAAAATAGAGATTGGCTGTTAAAAAAACAAGACTTATTATAAATTTAAGTAAAAAATATCGCACTTATTTCTTTCTCCAAATTGTAAGTAAAGGAATATCGTAACTAAAAAAGCTTAAGAGGCTGATTTGAAAGCAAAATATTTTATCAAAGAAAAAAGAATAGAACGTGGTATATCTAAAGGAGAATTTTTTAATAAATACTTTAGCTCAGCAACGGCTTGTTTTATACCTGTTGATTCTGCTTTTGTATACTGGCTTACGACATCCAATATCCACTGATTTTCTTTGAAAAACTTTCCTATGGCACGATAGCGCCTCCAAATATCTTTATATGTAAAGGTATGCGAGTGATACACCTTGGCTTCTGCCACATAGGCTACTTTTTTACCATTCATGATGGCTCGTGCTGCGTACTCCATATCTTCATTGGTATTTAGCCCTTGTTTAAAACCGCCTACTTCTTTAAAATAACTCGCTCTGTACATCGCACAGCTATCGGAGCAAAAAAATGTTTTAATGCCAAGTTGTGTTAGATCCTTTCTGAATTTTATCCTAGATCGTGCAGGATAATTTGTCGTTCTTGCAAAAACTTCTATTGCATCTGCATCTTTGTAGGGAATCTGCCTTGCATAAGATACAACAACCTCTTCATCTTCAAATGCTTTTAAAAGTTCTGCTATAAGATGTTCATCATAAGGCATTGCATCTTGTGTCATAAAAAGATAAAAATCTGCTTCATATTTTAATGAGAGATTACGAGTGTTGGCATGGTTGAAAGTTGTTTTATCTATCTTTACAACTTCAAAATTACCATGAGGTATAGTATAACCTGAGTTGATTAACAGCGTGGAAGACTTCACTTTTTGTACATGTAAAGCAGTAATAGTCTTATTAAAAAAAGAACTTTGAGGGTCGAGAATGGGAATGATCGTTTGAATTTTCATGTATTGACCAACAACCCAATATTGCGGATAAAGCCATTTTTCCATAGCTTATATTTGATGATGACTTGTATCTTTTTAAACTTGCTAAAACTATTAAAATCCTTCAGTACTAAAAGCATTCCTTTTGAGTTATCGTCAAGCTTATCTTCATACATGGAAAGGAACATTTCTGCTTGTATCAGATATCTATCTAAACGCGGTCTCTCTCTAAACTTTTTGATAAAATAACCCCATCCATAGTTTTTAGCTCCCGTGTCATTGGTGCCATGTTGCCTATAAAGCATCAAAGGTTCATCGATATAGCCTATCTTCCCAAATGCTGATGCAACCATCGCCATCCACCAGTCATGCATAATGGCTTCATGAGGAATCGTTTTCACTTTTTCTGCCAATGCTCTATTTATCATTACAGTGCATCCTGTCACGATATTATGAAGCAAAAGATAGTTGAGCTGATCTCTTTTTGGATCTATATGTTGATAGCTCCAAAAAGAAGAGGCTAGCACATTTAACTTTTTATCAACAACACGAATATCGCTATGAACCAAAAGAGGAAATGATGAATAACTTTTTTCAAACTCTTTCATTTTGAGATATGTTTTTTCAATTTTATCTGGTAACCATATATCATCTTGGTCAGCAAACATGATGTATTCATACTGTTCGTGCGATTGCAATGCTACGTTTACAAGTGTTGAAAAACTTTTTTTTACACCAAGATTTTGCCTATCTTTTAAAATAGATACTTTATTTATCTTATCTGAAAACTTTTGAAGTATAACAAGTGTATCATCGCTAGAAGCATCATCTCGAACTATCAATTCCCAGTTCTGATATGTTTGTTTTTCTAGTGAAGTTAAAAAATCTTCAAGATATAGCGTTCCATTATAAGTCGAAAGTAAAATGACCAACTTCATCGAAAAGGTTTATACGCTTTTTTTTGAGCTAATTCTAGCATTTCCCTATCCCCACGACTGTCACCATAAGCATAAATATATTCATATTCTTCAAGATTGTATTGTGACTTTATGCGATTGACCTTTTCAATGCCATAGCAGTTTTTTGTGAGCAACCTACCTGTTATGATGCCATCTAGCACTTCTAATCTTGTTCCAATGAGTTCTAAGCCATTTTTCTCACACCAAGGATGCAGCCAGCATTCCAGTGATGCGGAAACCACAACCACTTTATGTCCATTGGTATGGTGCCATTGGATTTGTTTCATAGCATCTTCTCTCACAATGCTATCTATGTGTTCTAATGAATATTTTTTAGCAACTTCGATAAAAGACTTTTCACTCATCCCTTTAAAAAAGTATGAAAGCATCATTTGTTTAGCTTTATAATTTGGAATGACTTTTAGTTTGTACAAAAAAAGTACAGGAGAAAGCACTGTCAACCCCTGTATAAATTTAAAATTTCCCACAACAAATCGAATAAACTTTAATAAGCTATCATCTGTTGTAATGGTTCCATCAAAATCAAAAAAGGCTATCTTCATGGGGTTAAATACTCATTTTTTTAAATATAAATTCTGGAATATGTTTGATAACAAGCATAATAAGCTTCCAAATGCATTTGGTATAGAGTACATCTTTACCTTTTTGTTGTGCCCTAAAGATATCGTGAGCCACATCTTCTGGCTCTGCTGTTAACTTTGCGGGCAAATCAAGTCCTTCTGTCATCTTAGTATTGACAAATCCTGGCTTAACAGTCAATACTTGCACACCGCTTACATGTAATCGATTGCGAAGACCACTTAGATACGCACTAAAGCCCGCCTTGGCACTCCCATAAATATAGTTTGCTTTTCTTCCACGGTCTCCTGCAACTGAACTAATACCTACGATAAATCCACTTTTTTGCTTTTCAAAGTCATTGGCTATGACATTAAGTAAACTGACACATCCTGTAAAGTTTACATGTAAGGTATTAAGAGAATCTACTAAGCTATTTTCTGCTACTTTTTGATCAACCATATAGCCAGCTACAACGATGACGCCTAAAGGTTTAGGCTCAAGAGCATCATAAAAAGCTTGATGCGAGTCAAATGCAACTATGTCAAATTCTTTCAATTCTACTTGACGATTGCTGCGTATCTCGATATCTTTTTTAAACCCTTCAAGTTCTGAAACATTTCTAGCTGCTAGATAAAGGTCATACCCATTTTTTGCATACTCGCGTGCGACTGCTTTTGCAATGTCACTTTTTGCCCCGATAATCAATACATAACTCATATGCCTACCCTCTTACTTTGTAACGAATGAAACTTTTTATCCATGCCATTTTCTTTTCGAAATGCTCTAAATTTTTCTATCATCGGGTAACCTTTTTCAAATGTCTCTTTAGAAACTCTCACATCTTTTGTTAGGTAGATTCTACCACCAAACCTCAAAACAATTTGATCAAGTTTATCCAGTAGCTCAAACAATCCTTTCTCGATCTTAAAGTCAAGCGCTAAGCTATACCCTTCCATAGGAAAGGAAAGATAGTTGGCATTGGCTTTACCGTAAAGCTTTAACACAGCCAAGAAAGAGCCTTTCCCACTCTCCGCGATGGCTCCTAAAATCTCCTTAAGCCCCTCATAACTAACCTCTTTTGGTAAGATAAATTGGTACTGAGTAAATCCACCTTTACCATAGATGCGATTCCAGTTATTTATAGCATCTAGTGGATAAAAGAAGGTATCGATATCTACTTTTTGATGAGACTCTCCTAATGGAGATTTTTTATAGTAAAGCCAGTTAAACGCTTTAACACTTAAATTGTTAAGCGCAAAAGAAGGGAACATGAACGGAATATTAAGCTTTTTTTTCTTTTGAAAATTTAGATCTCCATCATGAGCAAAATCTCCAACCATCAATAAACATTTACCTATATTGTCACCTTTGGCTAAACAATCAATCCATGCAACAGAATAGGGCATATGAGCATATTTTTCAAATGCATCAAACGTTTCTTTAAGATTCTTTGTTTTAATAGTTATTTGATCAATATTTTTAGAATTAATCTTTTTCAGAGAGACTTTGGCATCTAAAATGATACCTGTTAATCCCATACCTCCACAAGTGGCCAAAAAGAGCTCATCTCCTTTGTTACATGTAACGATTTCACCATTGGCTAACATAATTCGCATTTCTTGGACACATTCGCTAAAACACCCTTCAACATGGTGGTTTTTGCCATGTACGTCACTTGCAATTGCGCCACCAACCGTAATAAGCTTGGTACCTGGAGTGACTTTAAGAAACCATCCTTTAGGAACAAAAGCCTCCAATATCTCAGTAAGCAATACGCCGCTTTGACAATGCACTATTCCTTCGTTTTTATCGAAACCTAGAAAATAGTTATAAGGTTTACAATAAACAATATTTTCAGCCAAAGCACTATCACCATAGCTTCTACCATAACCAAAAGGAATCATTTGTTCTGTTTTTTCACAATAGTTTTGTAAACTCTTTTCATCTTTTAAACTAAAACTTTTATTTTTAATGAGAGGGTACATACCCCAACTTATTAGATTCATTTTAATCCTTAAACACAAATTTTTTATCTAAAAAATACTTTATCATATAACCAATACTCAAACCAAGAACAGCACCAAAATATTTTGCATTTTCATATTTAAACACAATATAAAATCCCATCTCAAATCCCCAAAATATAAAAGTTGTACAAACTCCCATAAGGGAATATAGAACAAACTTTTTACCATCATCTTTTTTATTTTTAGGTTTATGATAAAAAATATATCTTTTATCAAGAATATATTTAGAAAGAAGTCCAGCAAATGTACCAAGGAACATTGCGATATATAGTGATAAAAACCCGCTATATATTGCAAATGATATATATTGAAAAAATAAATTTATGATGGTTGAAAAAATTGCAAAAATAATATATTTTGAAGCTATCAATTGAAAATCTTAGCAATGAGATAAAAACTTGATAGCCATCCAACCAAAACTAATTGTAAAAAACGATCTTTCAAAACAAGTTTTGTTGGACTACCGCTATTATGTTCTACAAATGTGAGTTGCATGTAACGCAGTATCCCAATGACGACAAAAAAAGATGTCAGATATAAATTGTGTGTACCAAGCCTTGTGATTACTTCTGGCGAAACCGTGTACATAATGTAAGAGACCACTGTAACGCCAGCCATAAGCGTCATTGCGGCATTGACCATCTCGAGATTGTACCCATCAATATTTTTTCGTGTTTTTTTACCCTCAAGGGAGAGTAAACAATCATCCCTCCTTTTGGCTAACGCTAAAAATAAAGCCAAAACGAATGTGACTAAAACGATCCACATTGATGGAGTATTGTTTATCAGAGTAGCTCCTGCATAGACCCTCAAAACAAATCCAATAGAGATAATAGAAATATCTAAAATAGAAATATGCTTAAGCTTGAATGTATAGGCAATATTTAAAAGCATGTAGAGAATAACTATTGCTAAAAAAGATGGAGACAATACAAATCCACCATAAACGGCAATAAAAGAAAGAACAACCATTAAGCTAATAGCAGAGTGTTTTGACACAGCACCACTTGCAAGTGGTCTATTTTTTTTTGTTGGATGCACTTGATCTTCGAGAATGTCTTTATAGTCATTTAAAATATAAATGCTACTGGCCGCTAAACAAAATATTGTAAACCCTAAAGTGACATCCAAAAAACTTTCACTTTGAAAATTAAACGTAAAAAAAAGTGGCGCAAATAAAAAAATATTTTTTATCCATTGGTGAAGACGCATTAAAGACAATATGTTAGTCATTATTGTTTCCTACAAACATTTACATTAATATTTTCAAAAGCTTCGCTTGTACAAAAAAAATCATTATTTTTTTGAATTAATTTGATTAGGGACTGATGACTACTATGCGACTCTATAATAATATAATGGCCTGAATATTTAAGACATAAATTCATCAAGATTTATTTCCAAAAAAGTTAAAATATAGCAACATTATGGAGATAAAAATGAGCAGAAAAAAAGGTCAAAGTTACAGTGCAGAGCAAAAGACAAAAATAGTGTTAGAGCTCCTCAAAGAAGAAGAGACCATTGCACAAATAGCCACTAAATATAAAATAGCTTCACAATCTATCACAAAGTGGAAAAAGCAATTTTTGGAAAATGCTTCACTGGCATTTGAACCCACTCGTGCAGCGCAAGAGTTTAAAGATGAGATAAAATCTAAAGATGAAGAGATAGCTGAGCTTCAGAAACAACTGGGTAAATCCGTTGTTGAAAAGGAATGGCTAGCAAAAAAGCTAGAGAGCTCGGTCTCATTAAATAAGCGTAAAACACTTGTTGAGAACGAGCTCGAATTAAGTAAAACCCTGCAATGTAAACTTTTGCATATCAGTCGTGCCACTCATTATTATAAACCAGTGCCCATTAGTGAACAGAATTTAAAAATAATGCATACTATAGATGAGATAGCAACAGATAATTCAGAATACGGTTATCGCTATATTCATCAGCAATTGCTTGAAGATGGCTACAATATTGGAAAAGACAGAGTATTGAAGTATATGCAATTGATGGGCATACAAGCACTGTATCCAACCAAGAAGCGTCTTACAAGTATCAAAAACCCTGAGCATACCATCTTCCCATACTTACTTAAAGAGTATTGGAGTAGAACAGGTAAAACCAAACAGATATATGTTCCAGCGCCAAATGAAGTCTGGAGTGGAGACATCACTTATATTAGAACTAATGGTGGCTTTATGTATCTTGCTGCAGTGATTGATTGGCACACTAAAGCAATCCTAGCCTATAAAATTTCAAACTCAATGGATGCAACATTAGCCACTGATGTGCTTAAAACTGCACTATTAAAATATCCAAAGCCTAAAATATTCAATAGTGACCAAGGAAGCCAGTACACAAGTTATGAGCACACGCAAGTATTGAAACAAAATGATATTCAGATTTCAATGAATGGTAAAGGCAGATCAATTGATAATATTGTGATAGAGAGATTTTTTAGAACTCTTAAACATGGTAATATTTATATCAGTGACTATCAATCTATTAAGGAGTTAAAAGAAGGTGTAAAAAACTACATCCATAAATATAATTTTAAGAGATTTCATTCAGCGATTGGCTATCAAAAACCTATGAATCTGTATCTTGAATTTATAAAAAATGTAGGGTAAGGTAACAGTAAGAGGTGGAAATTAATTGAGCTGAAAAGTTGTCTTGATTTTTCAGGCCATTATAGACCATGCAATTTCACTTCAGATACAGCTCTTCTAATTAAATGAGGGTTTTTTTTGACAAATTTTATTATTTTTAATAAATTTACATTCATATTTTTTAGTGATGCTTTTCGTTGTTCTTTTTTCCCATGTTTTATATAGTGAATCAATGGATTAATATTTGCATCTTTTATATCTTGATGTGTTTCAAGATAAAAACTCGTGTCAAATTTATCAGATGGATTTCGTCCCTCTTTCCACCCATGTTCCAAATAGTGTAATATAGGATTAATATTTGCATCTTTTATATCTTTATATGTTTCAAGATAAAAATTCGTGTCAAAATATATACTATAGAGCCACTTGCAAATTCAAATCCAAGCAAGTAGCTAGTTTTTTACTATAGCTGTTTCTAACTTTTAAAAAATCATTTTACTCGTGTATTGAACGAAATTGTAACTTTTTATCTCAAATTCATCTAAAAATCATATTTTTACCTCGTGCTTTATGGTTTTATTGTTAAATTTACATAGTTTTTGTATTTTTTCTCATAGAATCAAGTTAGAAGTTTTAAACTTTGATGGATACAGACACATAGAATTCCAAATGCTAAAACTGAAGCCACTTTAGTAGCTTCTTGATAATAAATTGTATTACATCCGAAATCTTCTTTAAGGTATTTATTGACTCTCTCAACCATACTTCTTTGGTTGTAGTGATGGGTATCTGAACTTTGAGTAAGGTTTAGCATTTCAAATTTTTTTTGTTCTTCAAGTTTTAGTTCTATTTTTTCTTTTAACTCCGTAGAGTTTTTAGGATTGATATCAATGAGCGGTCTATGATTTAGCTTTTTGGAAAAATCTCTGATGTTATTGCTGTCGTATCCTGCATCTTGAAGATCGTAAAGATATGATACTCTTTGGCTTGTCTCATTCATAAGTGGCAGCGCCACGGAACTATCATGTATATTAGCCCCTGAATAAAAAGCAGTTATCGGAATATCTCCATCAACTGCAGATATATGAAGTTTGCCACCTATCCATACTTCACGATTACCTTTGGAGTTCTGTTTTACCCCTACGCCACACTTGGTTGATACCAAAGAAAGCATCTCCTTTGTTGTCGTCATAGTTCGTTGCTGTTGTAGGATTGTGGGCTTTTTTGAAAAAGGAGTTTCTCCTTTTTTAGGTCGTCCTCTTTTGTTCTTAGGTATTGGCTCTTTTTTGGCTTTTACAGGTTTAACTCTCAGTGGTATTTTTGTCGCATCGGTTGCATTATAAAAAAATATTGTATGCTCAAGATACTCTTTAACAAACCGCTCATGAGTCTTTGCGGCAATTTGAAGAACACTAAGTTCTTTAAAGACTCTACTAAATTTTGACTCACTTGGAATATTACTTTTGTATCTCCATCCACATAATATTCTAAGGGTTCTATCGTTCTTTAGCCTATCAATCAAATCTCTTGTTGTTTGAATATTGTAAACACTCTTTGCAATAAATGCTCGTGCAATCTCTTCCCTATCCTTTGGAGTGTTTGTAATAGATACAACAGTTAAATTTTTCTCAATCTCTGCAAAGTCTAATATCTTGATAAGCTTTTGCTCTTTATGTGATAACGCCTTTAATTGAAGATCCTCTTTGAGTATAGGAAATAAAGAGTTCTCTTGGTTTACAATTCTCAGCAACATTTTTGATAATCCAGAGGAAGCATTTTTAAAAGAAAAATTTGGTAATATACTCATTATAAAGCCTATTTGATTGGTGTTTTGGATCGTTTTTGTGGTAAAAAATTATACCATTTATACCATTTCAAAAGGCTTTTTAAAATTTAAATTAGCTTAAATTATGAGTTGTTTGTGGGAATCTGCAAGTGGCTCTATAAAACAAAATATTATAATCACTTAATAAAGCTGGTAATCTACCTTCATAGTACCCAAACTTTATATAATGTACAAGAGGATTTAAACCACGTTCTTTTACATCTAAATTATTATCTAAATAATAGTTTGTATCAAAATATTTAGAGGGGTTATATCCTTCTTTCCATCCAGACTTTAAATAATGTTTAACTGGATCAATATCTTTCTTTCTAACATCTTCATATGTTGTGAGATAATATCTTTCATCAAATAAACCCGATTTTTTAATAGTTTTATAGTAACTTCGAAATATCATAATTGCCCTTTTATGATGCGTTTAAGATTTCTTAATGGTCTTGTCATCTTCCAACTTTTAGAAGTATAAACATCTATTAGTTCTTGATTTAAGGTTTGAATGTTTGCTTCTTTGGTTGAAAGTTCTTCATTTAGACTT from Sulfurospirillum multivorans DSM 12446 carries:
- a CDS encoding IS3 family transposase — protein: MEIKMSRKKGQSYSAEQKTKIVLELLKEEETIAQIATKYKIASQSITKWKKQFLENASLAFEPTRAAQEFKDEIKSKDEEIAELQKQLGKSVVEKEWLAKKLESSVSLNKRKTLVENELELSKTLQCKLLHISRATHYYKPVPISEQNLKIMHTIDEIATDNSEYGYRYIHQQLLEDGYNIGKDRVLKYMQLMGIQALYPTKKRLTSIKNPEHTIFPYLLKEYWSRTGKTKQIYVPAPNEVWSGDITYIRTNGGFMYLAAVIDWHTKAILAYKISNSMDATLATDVLKTALLKYPKPKIFNSDQGSQYTSYEHTQVLKQNDIQISMNGKGRSIDNIVIERFFRTLKHGNIYISDYQSIKELKEGVKNYIHKYNFKRFHSAIGYQKPMNLYLEFIKNVG
- a CDS encoding transposase → MSILPNFSFKNASSGLSKMLLRIVNQENSLFPILKEDLQLKALSHKEQKLIKILDFAEIEKNLTVVSITNTPKDREEIARAFIAKSVYNIQTTRDLIDRLKNDRTLRILCGWRYKSNIPSESKFSRVFKELSVLQIAAKTHERFVKEYLEHTIFFYNATDATKIPLRVKPVKAKKEPIPKNKRGRPKKGETPFSKKPTILQQQRTMTTTKEMLSLVSTKCGVGVKQNSKGNREVWIGGKLHISAVDGDIPITAFYSGANIHDSSVALPLMNETSQRVSYLYDLQDAGYDSNNIRDFSKKLNHRPLIDINPKNSTELKEKIELKLEEQKKFEMLNLTQSSDTHHYNQRSMVERVNKYLKEDFGCNTIYYQEATKVASVLAFGILCVCIHQSLKLLT